From the Mycoplasmatota bacterium genome, one window contains:
- a CDS encoding flap endonuclease, with protein sequence MKTLLVVDGHHLLFKMFYGMPSRIIGKNGKSVHAIIGFTGALLKVINMTRPTEIVVVFDSENGSDRNQLNPEYKGNRVDYTDVPTDDNPFSQLNDIYIVLDYLRIKHFESFNGNEADDHITSYVNSYKNTHKVYILSGDTDFMQLVDENVNLFVYRGKKSIVYNREMVYEKFGIYPNYFADYKCLVGDKSDNIKGVPTVGPKTATSLIDTYGGILNIIKSIELVRKTTLKMKLKEYTDMLIQNYQLIKLDRKIDNPYEGESLLWSSKDMKTLDILRSLDYM encoded by the coding sequence ATGAAAACCTTGCTGGTTGTAGATGGACATCATTTACTTTTTAAAATGTTTTACGGTATGCCGTCGAGAATAATTGGAAAAAACGGAAAATCTGTACACGCAATTATTGGATTTACGGGGGCTTTGTTAAAAGTTATAAATATGACAAGACCTACTGAAATTGTAGTTGTTTTTGATAGTGAAAACGGTAGTGATAGGAATCAACTAAACCCTGAATACAAAGGTAATAGAGTAGACTATACAGATGTTCCTACTGATGATAATCCATTTTCTCAGTTGAATGATATTTATATAGTTTTGGATTATCTACGTATTAAGCACTTTGAATCGTTTAATGGTAATGAAGCGGATGATCACATTACAAGCTATGTCAATTCATATAAGAATACGCATAAAGTTTACATATTATCTGGAGATACCGATTTTATGCAACTTGTTGATGAAAATGTAAATTTATTTGTGTATAGAGGGAAAAAATCTATCGTTTATAATCGAGAAATGGTATATGAAAAGTTTGGTATTTATCCGAACTATTTTGCTGATTATAAATGTTTAGTTGGAGATAAATCTGATAATATAAAAGGTGTTCCAACAGTGGGACCAAAAACAGCTACATCACTTATAGACACATATGGAGGTATATTGAATATTATTAAGAGTATAGAACTAGTGAGGAAAACTACACTAAAGATGAAACTAAAAGAATACACAGATATGTTAATCCAAAATTATCAGTTAATTAAATTAGACAGAAAAATTGATAATCCATATGAAGGTGAATCTCTTTTATGGTCATCTAAAGATATGAAGACATTGGACATACTAAGAAGTCTAGACTATATGTAG